One genomic segment of Mycolicibacterium chubuense NBB4 includes these proteins:
- a CDS encoding PhoH family protein — translation MTSPRLEERYVTESLARTYVLDTSVLLSDPWAFTRFAEHEVVVPLVVISELEAKRHHHELGWFARQALRMFDDLRLEHGRLDQPIPVGAQGGTLHVELNHSDPSVLPAGFRNDSNDARILTVAANLAAEGKDVTLVSKDIPLRVKAGAVGLRADEYHAQDVVTSGWTGMAELEVAGEDVDGLFADGEIDLESARDLPCHTGIRLLGSSSHALGRVNADKRVQLVRGDREVFGLRGRSAEQRVALDLLLDESVGIVSLGGKAGTGKSALALCAGLEAVLERRTQRKVVVFRPLYAVGGQDLGYLPGSESDKMGPWAQAVFDTLEGLASPAVLEEVLSRGMLEVLPLTHIRGRSLHDSFVIVDEAQSLERNVLLTVLSRLGSGSRVVLTHDVAQRDNLRVGRHDGVAAVIEKLKGHPLFAHITLLRSERSPIAALVTEMLEEISPGALP, via the coding sequence ATGACTTCGCCTCGCCTCGAGGAGCGTTACGTGACCGAATCGCTCGCCCGGACCTATGTGCTCGACACCTCGGTGTTGCTGTCCGACCCCTGGGCCTTCACGAGATTTGCCGAACACGAAGTCGTGGTCCCGTTGGTGGTGATCAGTGAGCTCGAAGCCAAGCGGCATCACCACGAGCTCGGCTGGTTTGCGCGGCAAGCGCTGCGCATGTTCGACGATCTGCGGCTCGAACACGGGCGTCTGGACCAGCCGATTCCCGTTGGGGCGCAAGGCGGAACGCTGCATGTCGAGCTGAATCACAGCGACCCTTCGGTGCTGCCCGCCGGCTTCCGCAACGACAGCAATGACGCCCGGATCCTGACCGTCGCGGCCAACCTCGCCGCCGAGGGCAAAGACGTCACGTTGGTGAGCAAGGACATCCCCCTGCGCGTCAAGGCCGGTGCGGTGGGCCTGCGCGCCGACGAGTACCACGCGCAGGACGTCGTCACCTCGGGCTGGACCGGGATGGCCGAACTCGAGGTGGCCGGCGAGGACGTCGACGGACTGTTCGCGGACGGCGAGATCGATCTCGAGTCAGCCCGCGACCTGCCCTGCCACACTGGAATTCGGTTGCTGGGCAGCAGTTCTCACGCACTCGGTCGGGTCAACGCCGACAAGAGGGTGCAGCTGGTCCGCGGTGATCGCGAAGTGTTCGGCCTCCGGGGAAGGTCAGCCGAACAGAGGGTCGCCCTGGATCTGCTGCTCGACGAGTCCGTCGGCATCGTGTCGCTGGGCGGCAAGGCGGGAACCGGCAAGTCGGCGCTGGCCCTGTGCGCCGGACTGGAAGCCGTGCTGGAACGTCGCACCCAGCGCAAGGTCGTGGTGTTCCGTCCGCTCTACGCCGTGGGCGGCCAGGATCTGGGGTATCTGCCCGGCAGTGAGAGCGACAAGATGGGTCCCTGGGCCCAGGCGGTCTTCGACACCCTCGAGGGCCTGGCCAGTCCGGCGGTGCTCGAGGAGGTGCTCTCGCGCGGCATGCTCGAGGTGCTGCCGCTGACCCACATCCGCGGCCGTTCGCTGCACGACTCGTTCGTGATCGTCGACGAGGCGCAGTCGCTGGAGCGCAACGTGCTGCTGACCGTGCTGTCGCGGCTGGGCAGCGGCTCGCGTGTGGTGCTCACCCACGACGTGGCTCAGCGCGACAACCTGCGGGTGGGCCGGCACGACGGCGTGGCCGCGGTCATCGAGAAGCTCAAAGGCCACCCGCTGTTCGCACACATCACGCTGCTGCGCAGCGAGCGCTCGCCGATCGCCGCGCTGGTCACCGAGATGCTCGAGGAGATCAGCCCCGGCGCCCTGCCATGA
- the glpX gene encoding class II fructose-bisphosphatase has product MTSPEALRPSGSSQPRREAPDRNLALELVRVTEAGAMAAGRWVGRGDKEGGDGAAVDAMRELVNTVSMRGVVVIGEGEKDNAPMLYNGEEVGNGDGPECDFAVDPVDGTTLMSKGMPNAISVLAVAERGAMFDPSAVFYMNKIAVGPDAVDVIDITAPIGENIRRVAKAKKVTVPDLTVCILDRPRHKQLMADVRAAGARIRLISDGDVAGAISACRPNSGTDMLAGIGGTPEGIITAAAIRCMGGAIQAQLAPTDDAERQKALDRGHDLDRVLSTEDLVSGENVFFSATGVTDGDLLKGVQYYGGGCTTQSIVMRSKSGTVRMIEAYHRLSKLNEYSAVDFTGDKTAAYPLP; this is encoded by the coding sequence ATGACGTCACCCGAGGCTCTTCGCCCCAGCGGCTCATCGCAACCACGACGGGAAGCCCCGGACCGCAACCTGGCCCTCGAACTGGTGCGCGTGACCGAGGCGGGAGCCATGGCAGCGGGCCGCTGGGTTGGCCGCGGAGACAAGGAGGGCGGCGACGGCGCGGCCGTCGACGCCATGCGCGAGCTCGTGAACACGGTGTCGATGCGCGGCGTCGTGGTCATCGGCGAGGGTGAGAAGGACAACGCCCCGATGCTCTACAACGGCGAAGAGGTCGGCAACGGTGACGGGCCGGAGTGCGACTTCGCCGTCGACCCCGTCGACGGCACCACACTGATGAGCAAGGGCATGCCGAACGCGATCTCGGTGCTGGCGGTCGCCGAGCGCGGCGCGATGTTCGACCCGTCGGCAGTCTTCTACATGAACAAGATCGCCGTCGGCCCCGACGCGGTCGACGTCATCGACATCACCGCGCCCATCGGGGAGAACATCCGCCGGGTGGCCAAAGCCAAGAAAGTCACGGTGCCCGACCTGACCGTGTGCATCCTGGACCGGCCCCGGCACAAGCAGCTGATGGCCGACGTCCGGGCGGCGGGCGCCCGGATCCGGTTGATCTCCGACGGCGACGTCGCCGGGGCGATCTCGGCGTGCCGGCCGAACTCCGGCACGGACATGCTGGCCGGCATCGGCGGCACACCCGAGGGCATCATCACCGCCGCAGCGATCCGCTGCATGGGCGGGGCGATCCAGGCGCAACTCGCGCCCACCGACGACGCGGAGCGGCAGAAGGCCCTCGACCGCGGCCACGACCTCGATCGTGTGCTGAGCACCGAGGACCTGGTGTCCGGTGAGAACGTCTTCTTCTCCGCCACCGGTGTCACCGACGGTGATCTGCTCAAAGGCGTGCAGTACTACGGCGGGGGCTGCACCACCCAGTCGATCGTGATGCGCTCGAAGTCGGGCACCGTCCGGATGATCGAGGCCTACCACCGGCTCTCGAAGCTCAACGAATACTCCGCCGTCGACTTCACCGGCGACAAGACCGCCGCCTATCCGTTGCCGTAA
- a CDS encoding class II fumarate hydratase has protein sequence MTADNVVDDTEYRIEHDTMGEVRVPKDALWRAQTQRAVENFPISFRPLERTQIRALGLLKGACAQVNKDLGLLAADKADAIIAAAAEIADGQHDDQFPIDVFQTGSGTSSNMNTNEVIASIAARNGVTVHPNDDVNMSQSSNDTFPTATHIAATEAAVRLLIPALEVLHESLDAKARQWRTVVKSGRTHLMDAVPVTLGQEFGGYARQIQAGIERVRGCLPRLGELAIGGTAVGTGLNAPDGFGDKVVEVLRDQTGIAELRSAVDHFEAQAARDGLVEASGALKTIAVSLTKIANDIRWMGSGPLTGLGELQLPDLQPGSSIMPGKVNPVIPEAVTQVAAQVIGNDAAVTIGGASGAFELNVYIPMMARNVLESFTLLTNVSKIFAAKCIDGLVANEEHLRDQAESSPSIVTPLNSAIGYEEAAKVAKEALKERKTIRQTVVDRGLIGDKLSEEELDKRLDVLAMAKVADERLREE, from the coding sequence ATGACAGCCGACAACGTTGTCGACGACACTGAGTACCGGATCGAGCACGACACCATGGGCGAGGTCCGGGTGCCCAAGGATGCGCTGTGGCGCGCGCAGACCCAGCGGGCCGTCGAGAACTTCCCGATCTCGTTCCGCCCGCTGGAGCGCACCCAGATCCGCGCCCTCGGCCTGCTCAAGGGCGCCTGCGCGCAGGTCAACAAGGACCTGGGGCTGCTCGCCGCCGACAAGGCCGACGCGATCATCGCCGCGGCCGCCGAGATCGCCGACGGGCAGCACGACGACCAGTTTCCGATCGACGTGTTCCAGACCGGTTCGGGCACCAGCTCGAACATGAACACCAACGAGGTCATCGCGTCGATCGCGGCACGCAACGGCGTGACCGTGCACCCCAACGACGACGTCAACATGTCGCAGAGCTCCAACGACACCTTCCCCACCGCGACGCACATCGCGGCCACCGAAGCCGCTGTGCGCCTGCTCATCCCGGCGCTGGAGGTGTTGCACGAGTCGCTCGACGCCAAGGCCAGGCAGTGGCGCACGGTGGTCAAGTCCGGCCGCACCCATCTGATGGACGCCGTGCCGGTGACACTCGGCCAGGAGTTCGGCGGCTACGCCCGGCAGATCCAGGCGGGCATCGAACGGGTGCGCGGGTGTCTTCCTCGGCTCGGTGAGCTGGCCATCGGCGGTACCGCCGTCGGCACCGGGCTCAACGCGCCCGACGGGTTTGGCGACAAGGTCGTCGAGGTGCTCAGGGACCAGACCGGAATCGCCGAATTACGTTCTGCTGTCGATCATTTCGAGGCTCAGGCAGCCCGCGACGGGCTGGTCGAGGCGTCCGGCGCGCTGAAGACGATCGCGGTGTCGCTGACCAAGATCGCCAACGACATCCGCTGGATGGGTTCCGGCCCGCTCACCGGCCTGGGCGAGCTGCAGCTGCCCGACCTGCAACCGGGCAGCTCGATCATGCCGGGCAAGGTCAACCCCGTCATCCCCGAAGCCGTGACGCAGGTGGCCGCCCAGGTCATCGGCAACGATGCCGCCGTCACTATTGGGGGCGCGTCGGGAGCTTTTGAGCTCAACGTCTACATCCCGATGATGGCTCGCAACGTGCTCGAGTCCTTCACACTGCTGACCAACGTGTCCAAGATCTTCGCCGCCAAGTGCATCGACGGCCTGGTCGCCAACGAGGAACACCTGCGTGACCAGGCCGAGTCCTCCCCCTCGATCGTGACGCCGCTGAACTCCGCGATCGGCTACGAGGAAGCCGCCAAGGTGGCCAAGGAAGCGCTCAAGGAGCGCAAGACCATCCGGCAGACGGTGGTCGACCGCGGGCTGATCGGCGACAAGCTCTCCGAAGAGGAACTCGACAAGCGGCTGGACGTGCTGGCAATGGCCAAGGTGGCCGATGAGCGCTTGCGCGAAGAGTAA
- a CDS encoding DUF4245 domain-containing protein — MTTTPEPGQNLATPRDGGPNGAHRPDAGAVGYTVPIARPAKSRLLQDGRDMFWSLAPLVLACVVLAGLLGMCSFAPTGPGRGPAPDYDAPAALQADADALKIPIRVPKLPDGWQANSGSRRGIEAGRADPVTGQPVRAVASTVGYLTPSGMYLSLTQSNADEDKLIASLGPDRVPTGTQDVDGVRWIVYEGGESGGKPVEPVWTARLKGPTGPAQLALTGAAGTAEYRTLAAATQSQSPLAAK, encoded by the coding sequence ATGACGACGACGCCCGAGCCGGGCCAGAACCTCGCCACGCCGCGCGACGGTGGGCCCAACGGTGCGCACCGCCCCGACGCGGGAGCCGTCGGCTACACCGTGCCGATCGCCCGGCCGGCGAAGTCCCGGCTGCTGCAGGACGGCCGCGACATGTTCTGGTCGCTGGCACCGCTGGTGCTGGCCTGCGTGGTCCTGGCCGGCCTGCTCGGCATGTGCTCGTTCGCGCCGACCGGGCCGGGGCGCGGGCCGGCGCCGGACTACGACGCTCCGGCGGCGCTGCAGGCCGACGCCGACGCGCTGAAGATCCCGATCAGGGTGCCGAAGCTGCCCGACGGATGGCAGGCCAACTCGGGCAGCCGCAGGGGGATCGAGGCGGGCCGCGCCGACCCGGTGACCGGACAGCCGGTGCGCGCGGTGGCCTCGACCGTCGGATACCTGACACCCAGCGGCATGTATCTGAGCCTCACGCAGAGCAACGCCGACGAGGACAAGCTGATCGCCTCGCTGGGCCCCGACCGGGTGCCGACGGGAACCCAGGACGTCGACGGGGTGCGATGGATCGTCTACGAGGGCGGGGAAAGCGGCGGCAAGCCCGTCGAACCGGTCTGGACGGCGCGGCTGAAGGGCCCGACCGGCCCGGCCCAGCTGGCGCTGACCGGCGCTGCGGGTACGGCCGAGTACCGTACGCTGGCGGCGGCGACGCAGTCCCAGTCGCCCCTGGCCGCGAAGTAG
- a CDS encoding polysaccharide deacetylase family protein, translated as MRTRPDSLAWRYTRTVLGVAAAVAVLVIGGLTGHVRPAKAGNVDCAQVKCVALTFDDGPSPFTDRLLQVLRDNNAQATFFLIGNKVAANPAGAKRIADAGMQIGTHTWEHPNMTSIPPEDIAAQFSKGIDAIQAATGQRPTLSRTAGGLVDDAVLAEAGRQGLADINWDVIPFDWANDSNTAATRALLMSQIKPNSVVLMHDTYSSTVDLVYQFIPVLKANGYHLVTVSQMLGLRAPGSVYGSRENGPPVNDLVDIPPDQIPSLPATPSPAPMPNFPITDIAGQNSGGPNNGA; from the coding sequence GTGCGCACGCGTCCCGACAGCCTGGCCTGGCGTTATACCAGGACTGTGCTCGGCGTGGCGGCCGCGGTGGCCGTGCTGGTCATCGGCGGCCTGACCGGACACGTCCGCCCCGCCAAGGCGGGCAACGTGGACTGCGCTCAGGTCAAGTGCGTCGCGCTGACGTTCGACGACGGGCCGAGCCCGTTCACCGACCGGCTCCTGCAGGTGCTGCGGGACAACAACGCGCAGGCGACGTTCTTCCTGATCGGCAACAAGGTCGCCGCCAACCCGGCCGGGGCGAAGCGGATCGCCGACGCCGGTATGCAGATCGGCACCCACACCTGGGAGCACCCCAACATGACGAGCATCCCGCCGGAGGACATCGCGGCCCAGTTCAGCAAGGGCATCGACGCCATCCAGGCGGCGACGGGTCAACGGCCGACGTTGTCGCGCACCGCGGGCGGCTTGGTGGATGACGCGGTGCTGGCCGAGGCCGGCCGGCAGGGACTGGCCGACATCAACTGGGACGTCATCCCTTTCGACTGGGCCAACGACTCCAACACCGCCGCGACGCGTGCGCTGCTGATGAGCCAGATCAAGCCCAACTCGGTGGTGCTGATGCACGACACCTACTCCTCGACGGTGGACCTGGTGTACCAGTTCATCCCCGTGCTCAAAGCCAACGGCTACCACCTGGTGACCGTCAGCCAGATGCTCGGCCTGCGGGCGCCGGGCAGCGTGTACGGCAGTCGCGAGAACGGACCGCCCGTGAACGATCTCGTCGACATCCCGCCCGATCAGATCCCGTCGCTGCCCGCCACGCCGTCACCGGCGCCGATGCCGAACTTCCCGATCACCGACATCGCCGGCCAGAACTCCGGCGGCCCGAACAACGGCGCCTAG